Proteins encoded in a region of the Gigantopelta aegis isolate Gae_Host chromosome 13, Gae_host_genome, whole genome shotgun sequence genome:
- the LOC121387093 gene encoding innexin unc-9-like, producing MDSIIGSVGRVANVKVRNDDDLIDRVNHLYTTGILIIFTVVVSARQYVGDPIRCWCPAQFTSAHVDYTNNICWISNTYYIPISDVIPIEHHIREEKELTYYQWVPVVLLIQALMFYIPCIIWRLLNGQSGINVDRIVSLASNAQYESPDVRIRTIKYVVRHVDRCLDNQRESRHNCCVQLRHVLSAKLSLLCGKRYGNYLVSVYLLMKVLYISNSIGQLFMLNSFLSTDYNVYGFQVMEDLIVGKDWTPSERFPRVTLCDFDIRQMQNIQRHTVQCVLPINLFNEKIYIFLWFWLVFVSVLTCYSFVSWLWHMVFPTTRVQYVKKFLKIMDRLGSGPEKKLATRFILEYLRHDGVFTLRLVGKNSSDIVVAEIVSGLWDLYKSKKSIQIRNQAGNGHDTEGEDV from the exons aTGGACAGCATTATCGGGTCGGTTGGGAGAGTGGCCAACGTCAAGGTCCGCAACGACGACGACCTGATTGACCGCGTGAACCACCTGTACACGACTGGTATTCTCATCATCTTCACCGTGGTGGTCAGCGCCCGCCAGTATGTAG GAGACCCTATCAGATGCTGGTGTCCTGCTCAGTTCACGTCAGCGCACGTGGACTACACCAACAACATCTGTTGGATATCGAACACCTACTACATCCCCATCAGTGACGTCATCCCCATCGAGCACCACATCCGGGAGGAGAAGGAACTGACGTACTACCAATGGGTGCCGGTGGTCCTACTCATCCAGGCGCTCATGTTCTACATCCCGTGCATCATCTGGCGGCTACTGAACGGCCAGTCGGGCATCAATGTCGACCGGATCGTCAGCCTTGCGTCGAACGCACAGTACGAGAGTCCCGACGTGCGCATCAGGACGATAAAGTACGTCGTGCGTCACGTCGACCGTTGTCTTGACAACCAGCGCGAGAGCAGACACAACTGCTGCGTGCAGCTGAGACACGTGCTGTCTGCCAAACTGTCCCTGCTGTGCGGGAAGCGGTATGGGAACTACCTAGTGTCCGTGTACCTGCTGATGAAGGTGCTCTATATATCCAACTCCATCGGACAGCTGTTCATGTTGAATTCCTTCCTTTCTACAGACTACAATGTCTATGGGTTCCAGGTGATGGAGGATTTGATAGTAGGTAAGGACTGGACGCCTTCAGAACGATTCCCCAGAGTCACTCTATGTGACTTTGATATTCGCCAGATGCAAAATATCCAACGACATACCGTCCAGTGTGTACTTCCAATCAATTTATTCAATGAAAAAATTTACATCTTCCTCTGGTTCTGGTTAGTGTTTGTGTCAGTGCTCACGTGCTACAGTTTCGTGTCGTGGCTCTGGCACATGGTGTTTCCAACGACTAGAGTACAGTATGTGAAGAAGTTTCTAAAAATAATGGACAGGCTGGGCTCAGGGCCGGAGAAGAAGCTGGCCACCAGGTTTATACTCGAGTATCTCCGTCACGACGGCGTCTTCACGCTTCGCCTTGTGGGCAAGAACTCCAGTGACATCGTCGTGGCGGAGATCGTGTCAGGGTTGTGGGATTTGTACAAAAGTAAAAAGTCTATACAGATACGGAACCAAGCCGGCAATGGCCACGATACCGAGGGAGAGGATGTCTAG